One Engystomops pustulosus chromosome 7, aEngPut4.maternal, whole genome shotgun sequence DNA window includes the following coding sequences:
- the PSME3IP1 gene encoding PSME3-interacting protein isoform X1, giving the protein MEGQEGDLVMNKRFVTESELEEKRKKRQEEWEKVRKPEDPEECPEEVYDPRSLYEKLQEQKEKKQQEYEEQFKFKNMVRGLDEDESNFLDEVSRKQELLEKQRRDEERKELNEFRNARTVAATSTEHKKRDAEKKPLTKPSDNKNKFSQSKLLAGAVRHKSSSESSSAKKLKLEQEHDKLKESHSSSVGSSSTSSQVHCPPASVCIGILPGLGAYSGSSDSESSSDSEATISNVGKIVSSIFRSGTFLDAP; this is encoded by the exons ATGGAAGGACAGGAAGGGGACCTTGTTATGAACAAAAGGTTTGTAACAGAGTCAGAACTTGAAGAAAAACGAAAGAAAAGGCAGGAAGAATGGGAGAAAGTACGGAAGCCAGAAGACCCAGAAG AGTGTCCAGAGGAGGTATATGACCCCCGGTCTTTATATGAGAAGCTTCAGGAACAGAAAGAAAAGAAACAACAGGAATATGAAGAACAGTTTAAATTCA AAAATATGGTCCGAGGTTTGGATGAAGATGAATCAAACTTTCTTGATGAGGTTTCAAGGAAACAGGAATTGCTAGAAAAGCAAAGAAGAGACGAAGAACGAAAAGAGTTGAATGAATTTAGAA ATGCACGGACAGTAGCTGCAACATCCACAGAACATAAGAAGAGGGATGCTGAGAAGAAACCACTGACAAAACCATCTGACAACAAGAATAAATTCTCTCAGTCAAAGTTGTTGGCAGGAGCAGTTCGGCACAAGAG TAGTTCGGAAAGCTCCAGTGCAAAGAAACTAAAACTTGAACAGGAACATGATAAGTTAAAAG AGAGCCATTCTAGCTCTGTTGGAAGCTCCTCCACCAGTTCCCAAGTTCATTGTCCTCCAGCATCTGTTTGTATTGGAATCTTACCGGGCCTTGGCGCCTATTCAGGAAGCAGTGACTCTGAGTCCAGCTCAGACAGCGAAGCCACAATAAGCAATGTAGGAAAGATCGTCTCCTCCATATTTCGCTCAGGCACTTTCCTGGATGCACCTTAA
- the PSME3IP1 gene encoding PSME3-interacting protein isoform X2 translates to MEGQEGDLVMNKRFVTESELEEKRKKRQEEWEKVRKPEDPEECPEEVYDPRSLYEKLQEQKEKKQQEYEEQFKFKNMVRGLDEDESNFLDEVSRKQELLEKQRRDEERKELNEFRNARTVAATSTEHKKRDAEKKPLTKPSDNKNKFSQSKLLAGAVRHKSSESSSAKKLKLEQEHDKLKESHSSSVGSSSTSSQVHCPPASVCIGILPGLGAYSGSSDSESSSDSEATISNVGKIVSSIFRSGTFLDAP, encoded by the exons ATGGAAGGACAGGAAGGGGACCTTGTTATGAACAAAAGGTTTGTAACAGAGTCAGAACTTGAAGAAAAACGAAAGAAAAGGCAGGAAGAATGGGAGAAAGTACGGAAGCCAGAAGACCCAGAAG AGTGTCCAGAGGAGGTATATGACCCCCGGTCTTTATATGAGAAGCTTCAGGAACAGAAAGAAAAGAAACAACAGGAATATGAAGAACAGTTTAAATTCA AAAATATGGTCCGAGGTTTGGATGAAGATGAATCAAACTTTCTTGATGAGGTTTCAAGGAAACAGGAATTGCTAGAAAAGCAAAGAAGAGACGAAGAACGAAAAGAGTTGAATGAATTTAGAA ATGCACGGACAGTAGCTGCAACATCCACAGAACATAAGAAGAGGGATGCTGAGAAGAAACCACTGACAAAACCATCTGACAACAAGAATAAATTCTCTCAGTCAAAGTTGTTGGCAGGAGCAGTTCGGCACAAGAG TTCGGAAAGCTCCAGTGCAAAGAAACTAAAACTTGAACAGGAACATGATAAGTTAAAAG AGAGCCATTCTAGCTCTGTTGGAAGCTCCTCCACCAGTTCCCAAGTTCATTGTCCTCCAGCATCTGTTTGTATTGGAATCTTACCGGGCCTTGGCGCCTATTCAGGAAGCAGTGACTCTGAGTCCAGCTCAGACAGCGAAGCCACAATAAGCAATGTAGGAAAGATCGTCTCCTCCATATTTCGCTCAGGCACTTTCCTGGATGCACCTTAA
- the RSPRY1 gene encoding RING finger and SPRY domain-containing protein 1: protein MIVLAWIAFYTSRGLVQGFLLHFGHNTVHLNEHSGTSTMGNNCVCREDSEGEDTVDSPSQQTENRIAPASESRNRPRDPVRPPRRGRGPHEPRRKKPNVDGLVLDTLAVIRTLVDNDQEPPYSMITLHEMAETDSGWLDVVQSLIRVIPLEDPLGPAVITLLLDECPLPTKDALQKLTEKLNLSGASAIQDASNPAKHRNTTAVLGCLAEKLAGPASISLLGPGILEYLLESLNFRFHPMVILFALIALEKFSQTSENKMTVSESQISDRLLLLETWTNNGDFLKRQVGFCAQWSLDNLFLKEGRQLTYEKADLSPINAMLNSNDVSEYLKISPYGLEARCDASSFESVRCTFCVDSGVWYYEVTVITSGVMQIGWATKDSKFLNHEGYGIGDDEYSCAYDGCRQLIWYNAKSKAHQHPCWKEGDTVGFLLDLHKKLMIFSLNGNQLPPEKQVFSSATSGFFAAASFMSYQQCEFNFGAKPFKYPPANKFSTFNEYAILAPEEKVILPRHRRLALLKQVSIRENCCTLCCDDVADTELKPCGHSDLCMECALQLETCPLCRQEIKTRVRQISHIS from the exons ATGATTGTACTCGCTTGGATTGCATTTTACACTAGCAGAGGCCTTGTACAAGGTTTTCTGTTGCACTTTGGGCACAATACAGTTCATTTAAATGAACATTCGGGGACCAGTACCATGGGGAACAATTGTGTATGCAGAGAAGATAGTGAGGGGGAGGACACTGTAGACTCACCCAGTCAGCAAACTGAGAACCGTATTGCACCTGCCAGTGAATCTAGAAACCGTCCAAGAGACCCAGTAAGACCTCCTCGAAGAGGAAGGGGACCACACGAGCCACGAAGAAAAAAGCCGAATGTAGATGGCCTGGTGCTGGATACTTTGGCTGTCATCAGGACTCTTGTTGACAA TGACCAGGAGCCCCCATATTCTATGATCACATTGCATGAAATGGCAGAAACAG ataGTGGCTGGCTGGATGTGGTGCAGTCCCTCATTAGAGTCATTCCATTAGAAGATCCTTTGGGTCCAGCTGTCATTACATTGCTACTAGATGAATGTCCGCTGCCAACAAAA GACGCCCTGCAGAAACTGACAGAGAAATTAAATTTAAGTGGGGCCTCGGCAATCCAAGATGCCAGTAATCCTGCCAAACACCGTAACACAACCGCTGTTCTAGGATGCTTGGCTGAGAAATTGGCAG GTCCTGCTAGTATCTCACTGCTTGGCCCTGGGATTTTGGAATATTTGCTAGAAAGCTTG AATTTCAGGTTTCATCCCATGGTCATTCTGTTTGCACTTATTGCACTGGAGAAGTTTTCACAAACAA GTGAAAATAAAATGACTGTTTCCGAGTCTCAGATAAGCGATCGTCTCCTCCTGCTTGAGACGTGGACAAATAACGGTGATTTTCTGAAGCGTCAGGTGGGCTTCTGCGCCCAGTGGAGCTTAGACAATTTGT TCCTAAAAGAAGGGAGACAACTGACCTATGAAAAGGCGGATTTATCCCCTATTAACGCGATGCTGAATAGCAATGATGTGAGCGAGTACCTCAAGATCTCCCCCTATGGGTTAGAG GCCCGGTGTGATGCTTCCTCCTTTGAGAGTGTCCGCTGTACCTTCTGTGTAGACTCTGGTGTTTGGTATTATGAAGTAACCGTGATTACCTCTGGAGTTATGCAGATAGGATGGGCGACCAAAGACAGTAAATTCCTCAATCAT GAAGGATATGGCATTGGGGATGATGAGTATTCATGTGCATATGATGGCTGCAGGCAGCTGATCTGGTATAACGCAAAGAGTAAAGCTCACCAACATCCATGCTGGAAAGAAG GAGATACGGTTGGCTTTTTATTGGATTTGCATAAAAAGTTGATGATATTTTCTCTTAACGGAAACCAACTTCCACCCGAAAAGCAAGTTTTCTCTTCCGCCAC GTCTGGTTTTTTTGCTGCAGCAAGTTTTATGTCGTATCAGCAGTGCGAGTTTAATTTCGGAGCCAAGCCCTTTAAGTATCCTCCTGCAAATAAATTTAGCACTTTTAATGAATATGCCATCCTGGCTCCAGAAGAAAAGGTCATTTTGCCAAG GCACAGACGCTTAGCACTGTTGAAACAAGTTAGCATACGTGAGAACTGTTGTACACTTTGCTGTGATGATGTGGCTGACACAGAACTTAAGCCTTGTGGACACAG